ATCCACCTGGGAAAAGTCGAAGTACAactgttgaaataatcattggGAATTAATACTTTCCAATTGATATGAAGGAATGATTGAATACTCATATTCTGCAGAATAACCTTCGAATCATCCAACTGAAATGTTTTATTGTATTTCATCTCGTGTGAGGATGATCTGTTCTCGAGTAATACAATTTCCTTATATAGTATCTTCTGTTGCAGGTAGCGCTGCTGATAGCTTTCCTTGGTGTTCAGACCTTGGCCGTCCCCGGCGGAaagggcggcggcggcggcggaaaGGGCAAAGGCCATGGTGGCGGCTACGAAGATTACAGTTACATTGCCCATAAGCAAGTCATCGAGTACAAGCCCGTGACCATCCAACAGCCTGTGGTTGTCCACAAGCCCATCAGGATCATTCAAGCTCCACCTCCAGAGCTCGTCCACAAACCAGTAGTCCACCACGTGCCCGAATGGAGACTAGTAACAGTCCCCAAAGTGTCGTACCAGCCAGTGTACGTGCAGCGCGTGCCTCACTACGGAGGTGGAGGAGGCAAGGGTAAAGGCGGCAAGAAGGGCGGCTGGTAAGCAGCGCTACCCACGAAAATGTCTGCCATTAACGAAGGGAACGAGACAACGTTGTGCATTATGATCCACTgtgcaccccccacccccctctctctctctctctctgtgaacaaATGAAACCAACTCAGCCTGTATGAcccttttttttcgttaaaaatcCCATCCACCACTGCAACTATCAAACTTTTCCATTTAGTAATCTAGTCCATCTCCTGACTTATCCGAAGTCTTCAATTGTCGACTTTAaagaatgttttttcataaagtttagtttctCACGTTAGATTTCTGTTTTAAGTCTTCGATCTTGGTCTAGAGTAGCTGACTGATTGTGTTCATT
The sequence above is a segment of the Macrobrachium nipponense isolate FS-2020 chromosome 2, ASM1510439v2, whole genome shotgun sequence genome. Coding sequences within it:
- the LOC135220648 gene encoding serine, glycine and glutamine-rich protein-like, with the translated sequence MKVQVALLIAFLGVQTLAVPGGKGGGGGGKGKGHGGGYEDYSYIAHKQVIEYKPVTIQQPVVVHKPIRIIQAPPPELVHKPVVHHVPEWRLVTVPKVSYQPVYVQRVPHYGGGGGKGKGGKKGGW